A genomic window from Eleginops maclovinus isolate JMC-PN-2008 ecotype Puerto Natales chromosome 9, JC_Emac_rtc_rv5, whole genome shotgun sequence includes:
- the LOC134869154 gene encoding zinc finger protein 862-like, with the protein MLRGYRAIVLHLSQVATTRTASGMQAKAKGLLKTLRSKDAMTFAHFLSDILAVLSKLSKTLQQREVCTYHVHEALKATMTSINKFKDRAGPEQRKLQQGDCNSFEGQTLTGVDHSSGQIEKVVEALVGSLARRFSDMGGEVLKATKIADMQSWPQEHEDDFGDDFIGVIIDHYREHFDNVGVDVSAIEAEWTSLKQALYENQGNKIHSMSWPSVFELYKSTFPNILHVIDLVLSLPAATSECERGFSQMKITKSQYRNRLKATTMTMLMTIQLHSEPTKDFDPSSAIHQWNQNHNRRPNFMEGRKKGRMAALEGAKQVQEEIDGVDGVDGAQMVAEAAGGAVVEAETKEINSDDSDWFTDMEDNVDSDDGEMEDRGLVGEDEE; encoded by the exons ATGTTGCGTGGTTACCGTGCAATTGTTCTTCATCTCAGTCAA gTTGCCACCACCAGGACAGCTAGTGGTATGCAAGCAAAGGCAAAAGGTCTCCTGAAAACGCTGCGCTCCAAAGATGCCATGACTTTTGCCCACTTCCTAAGTGACATTCTGGCCGTTCTCTCCAAACTGTCGAagacgctgcagcagagagaagtttgtACCTATCATGTACATGAAGCACTGAAGGCCACAATGACCAGCATCAACAAATTCAAGGACCG GGCAGGACCTGAGCAGCGGAAACTCCAGCAGGGAGACTGTAACTCCTTTGAAGGTCAGACCCTAACAGGGGTAGACCACTCTTCAGGCCAGATTGAGAAGGTCGTTGAGGCATTGGTTGGTTCACTAGCCCGGAGATTCAGTGACATGGGAGGTGAAGTCCTCAAAGCTACAAAAATAGCGGACATGCAGTCATGGCCTCAGGAGCATGAAGATGATTTTGGGGATGACTTCATTGGAGTGATTATCGACCACTACAGGGAGCACTTCGACAATGTTGGAGTAGATGTAAGTGCAATCGAAGCAGAGTGGACCTCCCTCAAACAAGCATTGTACGAAAACCAGGGGAACAAGATTCACTCCATGTCCTGGCCATCTGTGTTTGAGCTTTACAAGAGCACGTTTCCAAATATCCTGCATGTAATTGATCTGGTCTTATCACTCCCTGCCGCCACctctgagtgtgagagaggattCTCTCAAATGAAGATTACCAAGTCCCAGTACAGGAATAGACTGAAGGCTACCACCATGACAATGCTCATGACAATTCAGCTGCACTCAGAACCTACAAAGGATTTTGATCCATCATCTGCCATTCACCAGTGGAATCAAAACCACAATCGCAGACCCAACTTcatggagggaagaaagaaaggcagaatggCAGCTTTGGAGGGAGCCAAACAAGTGCAGGAAGAGATTGATGGAGTTGACGGAGTGGATGGTGCTCAAATGGTTGCTGAAGCTGCTGGGGGTGCAGTAGTTGAAGCTGAAACCAAGGAGATAAACTCTGATGACTCAGACTGGTTTACAGACATGGAGGATAATGTAGATTCTGACGATGGTGAGATGGAAGATAGAGGTCTTGTTGGTGAGGATGAGGAATGA
- the LOC134869729 gene encoding zinc finger BED domain-containing protein 4-like, giving the protein KVICKLCKVHVSLGSAKSKHKNTTNLWNHLRVHHLQAYNDAQQQKAPAAAVSTSTSQPHQPTITDMFDAHRKWQNSDTRSKKIDTLITEMIATDNLPFACVSCVGFQRLVAAMEPRYKLKSEKHYRTDMLEDIVGKVERKVKALISEEAGPFLSFTTDCWSGDTEALMSLTCHFIDHNWDRKQVLLNAKTMLGSHTGEYIGDMFISLLEHWDISHDRVVLVLRDSGANMVKGLRLAEIPDLSCSAHTIQLVVNYGINSQRVVLDINAKLKNIAKHLNHSVLAKQKLKKIQQELGLPEHSILQSEPTRWNSTLHMMQRMVEQKRALNNYAREYGKIATLSPDQWDIASNLIDTLEPMEEVTLEVSKSEASISCVIPSIAVLKMILQTEGPNTIGIKTLRESMLQSLQRRFQKMEDTQCLVLATLLDPRYKGHVFSEGTLDKAKRWIKEEHAVVSEQLKMATSAEEGLHSKQRRVEVEEVPGPSSVIDQMYANILGPHGSPTQESDEDHLISDQLQHYLQEPVINRQTGKPLEWWKQNASRLHLLAPLARKFLCPPPSSVPSERVFSEIGNIYDKKRSNLKGEHAKQLCFLHDNLRFLNWQY; this is encoded by the coding sequence AAGGTGATCTGCAAGCTCTGTAAGGTACATGTGAGCTTGGGATCTGCAAAgagcaaacataaaaacaccacaaaccTCTGGAATCACCTGAGAGTACATCATCTCCAGGCTTACAATGATGCTCAGCAACAAAaagctccagcagctgcagtgtCTACATCCACTTCCCAACCTCATCAGCCAACCATAACAGATATGTTTGATGCCCATCGGAAATGGCAAAATTCAGACACCAGATCAAAGAAAATAGACACATTAATAACAGAAATGATTGCCACAGACAATCTGCCATTCGcttgtgtttcatgtgttgGATTCCAGAGGCTGGTGGCTGCAATGGAGCCCAGGTACAAATTAAAATCGGAGAAGCACTACCGCACCGACATGCTTGAGGACATAGTTGGAAAAGTGGAGAGAAAAGTCAAAGCACTAATTTCAGAGGAGGCTGGCCCTTTTTTGTCCTTCACTACAGACTGTTGGTCTGGGGACACTGAGGCTCTCATGAGTCTAACATGCCATTTCATTGACCACAACTGGGACAGGAAGCAAGTCCTcctaaatgcaaaaacaatgttagGCTCCCACACAGGGGAATATATTGGTGACATGTTCATCAGTCTGCTGGAGCACTGGGACATCAGCCATGACAGGGTTGTACTTGTTCTCCGTGACAGTGGGGCAAACATGGTCAAAGGTCTCAGACTGGCGGAAATACCTGATCTCAGCTGCAGCGCACACACCATACAGCTTGTGGTGAATTATGGCATCAACAGTCAGCGAGTAGTGCTGGACATTAATGCCAAATTAAAGAACATCGCCAAACATCTCAACCACTCTGTTCTTGCAAAGCAGAAGCTTAAAAAAATTCAACAAGAACTTGGCCTACCAGAGCACAGCATCCTCCAGTCTGAACCCACTCGCTGGAACTCCACGCTTCATATGATGCAGAGAATGGTGGAGCAGAAGAGAGCTCTGAACAACTACGCTCGAGAGTATGGAAAAATTGCCACTCTATCCCCTGATCAATGGGACATAGCTTCCAATTTAATTGATACATTGGAGCCTATGGAGGAAGTCACCCTTGAGGTGAGCAAGTCAGAGGCTTCCATCTCCTGCGTCATTCCGAGCATTGCTGTGCTGAAGATGATTCTTCAGACAGAGGGGCCAAACACAATTGGGATCAAAACTCTGCGAGAGTCAATGCTGCAAAGCTTACAGAGAAGATTCCAAAAGATGGAGGACACACAATGTCTAGTGCTCGCAACACTCCTGGACCCTCGCTATAAGGGCCATGTCTTTTCAGAGGGCACACTTGATAAAGCAAAAAGGTGGATAAAGGAGGAGCATGCTGTTGTGTCTGAACAGCTGAAGATGGCCACAAGTGCAGAAGAAGGACTACACTCGAAACAGAGAAGGGTGGAAGTTGAGGAAGTACCTGGTCCCTCCAGTGTCATTGACCAAATGTATGCCAACATCTTGGGACCTCATGGATCTCCTACTCAGGAGAGTGATGAAGACCACCTTATATCTGACCAGCTGCAGCACTACCTCCAGGAGCCAGTGATAAATAGGCAGACTGGTAAACCGCTAGAATGGTGGAAGCAAAATGCATCCCGTCTACACCTTCTTGCACCACTAGCAAGAAAATTCCTTTGTCCACCCCCTTCCTCAGTTCCCAGCGAGAGGGTGTTTAGTGAGATTGGGAACATTTATGACAAGAAGAGGAGCAACCTCAAGGGCGAACATGCCAAACAGTTGTGTTTCCTACATGACAACCTCCGTTTCTTGAACTGGCAGTATTGA